A single Nicotiana tabacum cultivar K326 chromosome 5, ASM71507v2, whole genome shotgun sequence DNA region contains:
- the LOC107817425 gene encoding pentatricopeptide repeat-containing protein At3g04130, mitochondrial, whose translation MKFYARKLPFRYISVSLPFGVCNISNVPCKSCFSYFSTLSSVFCSVSPQFAGNRIPGEQQKCMILGRDSDVNVVLVRISPGSSEAEVLQSLLSDPDCDSIHITDNFVDRMLYRFKDDWKSALGAFRWAQSRPGYNPSPELYDKLVDILGKMKKMEKMHSLIDEMHANHLVSLNTIAKVMRRFAGAGEWKEAVRTFDELGKFGLEKNTESMNLLLDTLCKENKVQQAREIFSELKSHIPPNANTFNVFIHGWCKVNRVEEAYWTIQEMKGNGCSPCVISYSTIIMSYCQQFNFQRVYELLDDMQGLGCVPNVVTFTTIMCFLTKSGAFEEALKIAERMKSVGCKPDTLFYNALIHTLGRAHRLQEATRVLKVEMPRNGVQPNTSTYNTIIAMFCHHSQAESALEFLRDLESSPYCKPDVQSYFPLLKLCFKVGKTDDFLNKLVNDMVNKHYLSLDLSSYTLLIHGLCRANKCEWAYLVFEDMIRQEITPRYKTCSVLLQEIKQKNMHDAADRIELFMKKMKTS comes from the coding sequence ATGAAGTTCTATGCTAGAAAACTGCCCTTTAGATACATATCTGTTTCTCTCCCATTTGGGGTTTGTAACATTTCTAATGTACCATGTAAAAGTTGCTTTAGCTACTTTTCCACCTTGTCTAGTGTGTTTTGTTCCGTAAGTCCCCAGTTTGCTGGCAATAGAATTCCAGGTGAGCAACAGAAATGCATGATCTTGGGAAGAGATTCTGATGTTAATGTTGTACTTGTTAGAATAAGTCCTGGAAGCAGTGAGGCTGAGGTTCTCCAGTCATTGCTTTCTGATCCGGATTGTGATTCCATACATATCACTGATAACTTTGTTGATAGGATGCTTTATCGCTTCAAAGATGACTGGAAGTCTGCACTTGGTGCTTTTAGATGGGCACAATCACGTCCTGGCTACAATCCCTCACCAGAATTGTACGATAAGTTGGTAGATATACTGGGAAAGATGAAGAAAATGGAAAAGATGCACTCATTGATAGACGAAATGCATGCAAACCATCTTGTTTCTCTCAACACAATAGCAAAAGTTATGAGAAGGTTTGCAGGTGCAGGAGAGTGGAAAGAAGCAGTGAGGACATTTGACGAGTTGGGAAAATTCGGTTTGGAGAAGAATACAGAATCAATGAATCTGTTACTAGACACTTTGTGCAAAGAAAATAAAGTCCAACAGGCACGTGAAATTTTTTCCGAGCTCAAGTCGCATATACCACCAAATGCAAACACGTTTAACGTTTTTATTCATGGTTGGTGCAAAGTTAATCGGGTAGAAGAAGCGTACTGGACAATTCAGGAGATGAAAGGCAATGGTTGTTCTCCTTGCGTCATCAGCTACTCAACAATCATCATGTCCTACTGCCAGCAATTTAACTTCCAGAGGGTCTACGAGCTGCTTGATGATATGCAAGGACTGGGATGTGTACCAAATGTTGTCACTTTCACCACCATCATGTGTTTCTTGACAAAATCAGGGGCATTTGAGGAAGCCCTTAAGATTGCTGAGAGGATGAAATCAGTTGGTTGTAAACCTGATACACTTTTCTACAATGCTCTGATTCATACATTAGGCAGGGCGCACCGATTACAAGAAGCTACTCGTGTCTTGAAGGTTGAAATGCCCAGAAATGGTGTTCAACCTAATACATCGACGTATAATACTATCATTGCCATGTTTTGCCATCACTCGCAAGCGGAAAGTGCGCTAGAATTTTTAAGGGACCTGGAAAGTTCACCATATTGTAAACCTGATGTTCAGTCATACTTTCCGCTGCTCAAGTTGTGCTTTAAAGTTGGGAAGACAGATGATTTCCTGAATAAGTTGGTGAATGACATGGTTAATAAGCATTATCTAAGTCTTGATCTATCAAGTTATACACTTCTTATCCATGGTTTGTGCAGAGCAAATAAATGTGAATGGGCCTATCTTGTTTTTGAGGATATGATCCGCCAAGAGATTACTCCTCGATACAAGACATGCAGTGTGCTACTGCAGGAAATCAAACAGAAGAATATGCATGATGCTGCCGATAGGATTGAATTGTTCATGAAGAAAATGAAGACCTCCTGA